GTCACGGGCGCCATGTTACCCGTCTCGGAAGGCGAGGCGTCGGCGCTCCACAGAAACACCGCCAAAAGCACGCCCACGGCCGCAAGCGCCGAAAACCAGGCGATCGAGCCCTGTCCATTGGGCAGCACGACCAAGGCCGTCACCAAGGGACCTGCCATCGACCCCAGGCTTCCGCCAAGCTGGAAGAGCGACTGCCCCCAGCCGAGCTTCTCCCGCGCCCAGCGACGGGCCAGCCGGGCGGCTTCGGGGTGGAAGATGGCCGAGCCGAAGCCAAGGAGCACGCTGGCGATCAGCAGCCATGCATAGCTGTCCGCCATTCCGAGTGTGAAGATGCCCGACCCGCTCAGGCTCATGCCCAGCATGAGGCTCCAGCGCGGCGCATGGCGGTCGGTGAAGGCACCGACCAGCGGCTGAAAAACCGACGCCGTGAACTGGTAGACAAGGGTCAGAAGGCCGAGCTGGGAAAAGTCCAAGGCAAGGTCCGTGTGGATCAATGGGTAGCTTGCGATCAGAAGCGCCTGGAGCAGATCGTTTAGAAAATGGGACGTGGACACGGCAAGCAAGGGCAGCTGCCGTGCCCGTGGCGATAGATATCTCGCGGCCTGATCGGACATTCTTTGCTTTCAACTCTATTTTGTGTCCGCTCATGTTTCTCCTTCCGGCCTCACTCTGATATCGATACCGGGACAGATTCTATCGAGACTGGGCCATTATGTTGAATTCCGTCGGTACAGAAGACATCATTGGCCTCGGGCGCCGATATCCGGCCGGCAGCCATTTGGAGCCGCATCGGCACGACCGCTCTCAACTGCTGTACGGGCTGACGGGGACCGTCGTCGTCACTGGCACTGCGGGACGTTGGATGATGCCGCCGGACAGCGCGTTGTGGATTCCCGCCCAGGTGCTGCACGAGGTCGACATGGTCGGAGAGGTTCACATGCGAAGCCTCTATCTCAGGCCCGACTTGCCTCTTCAGATGCCGCGGAATTGCGCCGTCCTCTCGGTCAGCCCGCTTCCGAGAGCGCTTCTCGACGAGATCGCCGGCGGCGCGGCGGAGGCGACGCAAAAGCGCAAAATGTTGGAGAAATTGGTCCTCGTCGAGATCGCGAGCCGTCCGATCCTGCCTCTTTCGTTACCCCTTCCCGAGGCGGGGCCTATGCGCGACCTCTGCCAGGCATTCAGTGCCGCCCCGGATGCTCATGCCAAGCTGGACGAGTGGTGCGTCGCCCTGAACGTGAGCCGGCGGACATTCACCCGTGCCTTCCGGACCGCGATCGGCCTCAGCTTCGTCGAATGGCGAACCCGCGCCTGCGTCCTGGCGGCGATCAGCCACCTTGCCGAAGGTCAGACGGTCACCCGCATCGCCTTCGACCTCGGCTACGACAGCTCAGCGTCTTTCACGGCCATGTTCCGGCGCTCCACTGGCAGCCCACCCTCCCGGTATCGACATGGCCCAGATGATCCCGAGTAACGAGAAGGGTGGATGACCGTTCTGTCCCGCAAAGTGTGAGTTCGAAGCTGCCTCGATCTCGCGACCGCAGCGAACGGCCGGTTCGGCGCGCAGCGCTGCGGCATCCGGAGAAACGGTGAACAGCGGCTTTGGGCCGGTCGCTTCCTTTGCGCAGCAAGCGGGGCATGAGCGAGGTGCTAAATGCGCTTCTGCTATGAATAGCTATCCTGTGAATTAGGATTTGCAATCCGCCGCGGCCTCGGCCCGTAAGCCCCGGCGAAAATTCTTCCGCTTCCTTCATCTTTCCCATGTTGTTTCCATCGTCGCGAAAGTGACCTCGCGCGGTGGCTGCGCAGGGGCGCGATAGGGTATTCCCGCCGCATGAAACTGTATGGCATGCCGCTCTATCAGTTCAGAAATGCCCAGCGAGGAGAGAAGCGATCTCGCCTCTGGATCATTTCCGACATTCATCATGACAAGCGTGCCTGAAACATTGGGTTCTGCCGATTCAAGCGGAGGCTTCACGCGCCAGTGGGGGCGGATCCGCGCGAGGTTTCCCGTATAAAAATAGTTGCTCCCCAGAAGCGTGATGTCGTGAGCCGCCGGGGATGCCTGTTCGATGATCCTCGCGAGATGTTCCATGTCCAGTGCATTACCCGTTGTCCCGCTCAGCCTGTTGGCTGCCATGCCGGTGAGTGTCAGCGCGGCGATCGCAGCCGACACCAGAAGGATGGCCGTTTCCGAGCGCGGCCTGGCCTTTTCCATGCTCCAGATAAACATGGCGACGCTGACGGGGACATACGATGGCAGAAG
The nucleotide sequence above comes from Celeribacter indicus. Encoded proteins:
- a CDS encoding MFS transporter, with product MSDQAARYLSPRARQLPLLAVSTSHFLNDLLQALLIASYPLIHTDLALDFSQLGLLTLVYQFTASVFQPLVGAFTDRHAPRWSLMLGMSLSGSGIFTLGMADSYAWLLIASVLLGFGSAIFHPEAARLARRWAREKLGWGQSLFQLGGSLGSMAGPLVTALVVLPNGQGSIAWFSALAAVGVLLAVFLWSADASPSETGNMAPVTTIAQTAPMSEAAPTGQLGVLFALVCAKYVYLACFGSYLVFYLETEFDVPVASGLVVLFCFHAATAGGGLIGGTVSDRIGTRRVIAFSFWGAVPFALAFPHLGLFPAVAAAILASAIIASAFPAIVVHAQGLAPSRIGVVSGLFYGTAFGVGGLASAAFGWLADVTSIATTFDMTAWCPLVGLIALRLRENRPERSEA
- a CDS encoding AraC family transcriptional regulator yields the protein MLNSVGTEDIIGLGRRYPAGSHLEPHRHDRSQLLYGLTGTVVVTGTAGRWMMPPDSALWIPAQVLHEVDMVGEVHMRSLYLRPDLPLQMPRNCAVLSVSPLPRALLDEIAGGAAEATQKRKMLEKLVLVEIASRPILPLSLPLPEAGPMRDLCQAFSAAPDAHAKLDEWCVALNVSRRTFTRAFRTAIGLSFVEWRTRACVLAAISHLAEGQTVTRIAFDLGYDSSASFTAMFRRSTGSPPSRYRHGPDDPE